A single window of Thermodesulfobacteriota bacterium DNA harbors:
- a CDS encoding DUF190 domain-containing protein has product MEYRIVEIFTSERAKWHGRPLYQAVVEQVNDLKIAARTMVTRGIEGSYENGEMVTGRLEVLSFNLPIRVSIILPARELDPVLSMVQGMVTDDGILAVRDLEVIAHKTRSLLLPRHVRVRAIMTPAPKKVGGSAPLDEVARLLLSSTFTGLPVVDDENRPAGVISQGDLIYKAGMPMRLGLLARAENGRTAAVLAALSARRADEIMTRPAVVIDQDQPVTVAVDLMLTSHVKRLVVIDGTGRLSGILSRVDVFRAGIRASPDWREIQKQSIQVANLRTVAGIKRRDIVTVLPDAPVDEVLRLIDCHDIQRVCVVDQEGRFRGLISDRDLLIAFADRHPGIWDYFAGKLPFTRQHRRQSELLEHLAARTAADVMKTDIVTVTEETPIEEAVRLMLEHAIKRLPVVDGEGRFQGMISRDSLLRAGFASNGTGQVGRGEVGTGGRGR; this is encoded by the coding sequence ATGGAGTATAGAATCGTCGAGATCTTCACCAGCGAAAGGGCGAAATGGCACGGACGGCCCCTGTACCAGGCGGTGGTCGAACAGGTGAACGACCTGAAGATCGCGGCCCGCACCATGGTGACCAGGGGCATCGAGGGCTCCTACGAGAACGGAGAGATGGTTACCGGCAGGCTGGAAGTCCTGAGCTTCAATCTGCCGATTCGGGTCAGCATCATTCTGCCGGCCCGGGAGCTTGATCCAGTCCTTTCCATGGTGCAGGGGATGGTGACCGACGATGGCATTCTGGCCGTCCGGGATCTGGAGGTTATCGCCCACAAGACCAGAAGTCTTCTGCTCCCCAGGCACGTCCGGGTCCGCGCGATCATGACCCCTGCCCCCAAAAAGGTGGGGGGGAGCGCGCCGCTGGACGAGGTGGCCCGGCTGCTGCTCTCTTCCACCTTCACCGGCCTTCCGGTGGTGGACGATGAGAACCGCCCGGCCGGGGTTATCTCCCAGGGGGACCTGATCTACAAGGCTGGCATGCCCATGCGGCTGGGGCTCCTGGCCAGGGCCGAGAACGGCAGGACCGCTGCCGTTCTTGCGGCCTTGAGCGCCAGGCGCGCGGACGAGATCATGACCCGCCCTGCCGTGGTCATCGACCAGGACCAGCCGGTGACCGTGGCGGTGGACCTCATGCTCACCAGCCATGTCAAACGGCTCGTGGTCATTGACGGGACGGGCCGGCTTTCAGGCATCCTCTCCCGGGTGGATGTTTTTCGGGCCGGCATTCGAGCCAGTCCCGACTGGCGAGAAATCCAGAAACAGTCCATCCAGGTGGCGAACCTGCGGACCGTTGCCGGGATCAAGCGGCGCGACATCGTTACCGTGCTTCCCGATGCCCCGGTGGACGAGGTGCTGCGCCTCATCGACTGCCACGACATTCAGCGGGTCTGCGTGGTGGATCAGGAGGGGAGATTTCGCGGACTGATCTCCGACCGTGATCTGCTGATCGCCTTTGCTGACCGCCATCCCGGCATCTGGGACTACTTTGCCGGAAAGCTTCCCTTCACCCGGCAGCACCGGCGGCAGAGCGAGCTGCTGGAGCACCTGGCGGCCAGGACCGCCGCCGACGTGATGAAGACCGACATCGTGACCGTTACCGAGGAGACGCCCATCGAGGAGGCGGTGCGGCTCATGCTGGAGCATGCCATCAAACGGCTGCCGGTGGTCGATGGGGAGGGGAGATTCCAGGGCATGATCAGCCGCGATTCGCTCCTGCGCGCAGGGTTCGCTTCCAACGGCACGGGGCAGGTGGGCAGGGGGGAAGTCGGAACCGGTGGGAGAGGAAGATGA
- a CDS encoding phosphatase PAP2 family protein, translating into MIAAAPGFGGCWPRRVVLALLAALLAAPGAAHAGDSTPGDLLAVLVPAAAWGATYLEDDGPGRCQLYHALGATAGVTYGLKTLVHHRGPDGDTDSFPSGHTALAFGGAAFLQRRYGWPYGLPAGLAASYVAWSRLDSDQHDLGDVAAGAGIAIIANLVFATPREQGVQVEPLVGAGESTVLGLCLRGSLP; encoded by the coding sequence ATGATCGCGGCGGCGCCGGGGTTTGGGGGCTGCTGGCCGAGGCGGGTGGTGCTGGCGCTCCTGGCCGCTCTGCTGGCGGCGCCAGGCGCCGCGCACGCGGGCGACAGCACCCCGGGCGACCTGCTGGCCGTGCTGGTGCCGGCAGCAGCCTGGGGGGCCACCTATCTGGAGGACGACGGCCCTGGCCGCTGCCAGCTCTACCACGCCCTTGGCGCCACGGCCGGGGTCACCTACGGCCTCAAGACCCTGGTTCACCACCGCGGCCCGGATGGCGACACCGATTCCTTCCCCTCCGGCCATACCGCCCTGGCCTTTGGCGGCGCCGCCTTTTTGCAGCGGCGCTACGGCTGGCCCTATGGCCTGCCCGCCGGTCTGGCCGCCAGCTACGTGGCCTGGTCCCGCCTCGACAGCGACCAGCACGACCTGGGGGATGTGGCGGCCGGCGCTGGCATCGCCATCATCGCCAACTTGGTCTTTGCCACCCCCCGGGAACAAGGGGTGCAAGTGGAGCCGCTGGTGGGCGCTGGCGAGAGCACCGTCCTCGGCCTGTGCCTGCGGGGCAGCTTGCCATGA
- a CDS encoding RNA pseudouridine synthase, whose amino-acid sequence MARRPPVDRAGLQPGPEVGPLVLEIRISGRKPATAAAVLAERSGLAKARIKDAMNKGAVWLTRAGTARRLRRASQELKAGDRLALYYDAALLTLTPPPVACLADAGRYSVWIKPPGLMAQGNRFGDHCSLVRQAELALWPRPAFPVHRLDREAAGLMLVAHDQQAAAAFSRLFAERAIRKRYLVEVLGQPAAPGQGGSIDSPLDDKPAHTDYRVLERREDGRTALLEAFISTGRRHQLRRHLAATGHPVMGDPRYGKGNKNRIGLRLWAVGLAFVCPFSGQEQAFTWEPETAAPDGEAP is encoded by the coding sequence ATGGCCAGGCGTCCTCCTGTCGACCGCGCTGGCCTGCAGCCGGGGCCGGAGGTCGGCCCCCTGGTCCTGGAGATCCGGATCAGCGGCCGCAAGCCGGCCACGGCTGCTGCGGTGCTGGCCGAGCGCTCGGGCCTCGCCAAGGCGCGGATCAAGGACGCCATGAACAAGGGCGCGGTCTGGCTGACCCGGGCCGGCACCGCCCGGCGCCTGCGGCGGGCCAGCCAGGAGCTCAAGGCCGGCGATCGGCTGGCCCTTTACTACGATGCCGCCCTCCTGACCCTGACGCCCCCGCCGGTGGCCTGTCTGGCCGATGCTGGCCGCTACTCGGTCTGGATCAAGCCGCCGGGGCTCATGGCCCAGGGCAACCGCTTCGGGGATCACTGCTCGCTGGTCCGCCAGGCCGAGCTGGCCCTGTGGCCCCGGCCAGCCTTCCCGGTCCACCGCCTGGACCGGGAGGCGGCCGGCCTCATGCTGGTGGCCCATGACCAGCAGGCCGCGGCAGCCTTCTCCCGCCTGTTCGCCGAGCGGGCCATCCGCAAGCGCTACCTGGTGGAGGTTCTGGGCCAGCCCGCTGCCCCGGGCCAGGGCGGCAGCATCGATTCGCCCCTGGACGACAAGCCGGCCCACACCGACTACCGGGTGCTGGAGCGGCGGGAAGACGGGCGTACCGCCCTCCTGGAGGCCTTCATCAGCACCGGCCGGCGCCACCAGCTGCGCCGGCATCTGGCCGCTACCGGTCATCCGGTCATGGGGGATCCCCGCTACGGCAAGGGGAACAAGAACCGCATCGGCCTTAGGCTGTGGGCAGTGGGCCTGGCCTTTGTCTGTCCCTTCTCCGGCCAGGAGCAGGCCTTCACCTGGGAGCCGGAGACGGCGGCCCCGGACGGGGAGGCACCATGA
- the mtnA gene encoding S-methyl-5-thioribose-1-phosphate isomerase — MTRPIPELPDTIRPVRWQDDHLVLLDQRRLPDESIDLHLTDVVATGQAIRDMVVRGAPAIGITAAYGMVLAARRRYQVDAGGWLAALVGDGRQLAAARPTAVNLAWAVERLLATARGVAAGADPVPVLLAEADRILAEDIAANRTMARLGAALLGQGVRILTHCNAGALATGGIGTALGVVRQAQVEGRLAKVYAGETRPWLQGARLTAWELLRDGIPVTLVAEGAAAWLMAQGHVDWVIVGADRVAANGDVANKIGTYSLAVLARQHGVRTMVVAPTSTLDRSLAAGAQIPIESRAAEEVLDCGGRRLAAAGASAWNPVFDVTPAALVDALVTEKGVCQPPSPAALAALGAR; from the coding sequence ATGACCAGACCCATCCCCGAGCTCCCGGATACCATCCGTCCGGTCCGCTGGCAGGACGACCACCTGGTGCTCCTGGACCAGCGCCGCCTGCCCGATGAGAGCATCGATCTGCACCTGACTGACGTGGTGGCCACCGGCCAGGCCATCCGGGACATGGTGGTTCGGGGCGCGCCAGCCATCGGCATCACCGCCGCTTACGGGATGGTGCTGGCGGCCCGCCGCCGCTATCAGGTGGACGCCGGCGGCTGGCTGGCGGCCCTGGTCGGGGATGGACGCCAGCTGGCCGCTGCCCGTCCCACCGCCGTCAATCTGGCCTGGGCCGTGGAGCGCCTCCTGGCCACGGCCCGGGGCGTGGCGGCCGGCGCCGATCCGGTGCCGGTCCTCCTGGCCGAGGCGGACCGGATCCTGGCCGAGGACATCGCTGCCAACCGGACCATGGCCAGACTGGGGGCAGCCCTGCTGGGCCAGGGGGTGCGGATCCTCACCCACTGCAACGCCGGCGCCCTGGCCACCGGCGGCATCGGCACCGCCTTGGGGGTGGTGCGCCAGGCCCAGGTGGAAGGCCGGCTGGCCAAGGTCTACGCCGGCGAGACCCGGCCCTGGCTGCAGGGAGCCCGGCTCACCGCCTGGGAGCTCCTCCGCGACGGCATCCCGGTGACCCTGGTGGCAGAGGGCGCTGCGGCCTGGCTCATGGCCCAGGGCCACGTGGACTGGGTGATCGTCGGCGCCGACCGGGTGGCGGCCAACGGCGACGTGGCCAACAAGATCGGCACCTATTCCCTGGCGGTCCTCGCCCGCCAGCACGGGGTCCGGACCATGGTGGTGGCGCCGACCTCCACCCTGGACCGGTCCCTGGCCGCAGGCGCTCAGATCCCCATCGAGTCCCGGGCCGCCGAGGAGGTCCTGGATTGCGGCGGCCGCCGTCTGGCCGCGGCTGGCGCCAGCGCCTGGAACCCGGTCTTCGACGTCACGCCGGCCGCCCTGGTGGATGCGCTGGTGACGGAAAAGGGCGTCTGCCAGCCGCCCAGCCCGGCAGCCCTTGCCGCCCTGGGGGCACGCTGA